Proteins encoded together in one candidate division TA06 bacterium B3_TA06 window:
- a CDS encoding 50S ribosomal protein L22 yields MSEVIARARFVRGSAKKFTRILGLIRGRQVDEALRILAFLNKPSKEPILKTLRSAIANAESRLGKAKFERQGYFVVDARADTGPIMRRLRAAPRGRGVIIRKRFAHLTVKISDEKRTE; encoded by the coding sequence ATGAGCGAGGTGATTGCACGTGCAAGGTTCGTTCGCGGATCTGCAAAGAAGTTTACGAGGATCTTAGGGTTGATTCGCGGTCGACAGGTGGACGAGGCCCTCAGGATACTCGCGTTCCTTAACAAGCCGAGCAAGGAACCGATCCTCAAGACCCTTAGGTCGGCTATCGCCAACGCCGAATCCAGATTGGGTAAGGCGAAGTTTGAGCGCCAGGGTTACTTTGTGGTGGATGCTCGTGCGGACACCGGGCCCATAATGAGGAGGCTGCGTGCTGCTCCTCGCGGTCGCGGGGTGATTATACGTAAAAGATTTGCTCATCTTACGGTAAAGATATCCGACGAAAAGAGGACAGAATAA
- a CDS encoding 50S ribosomal protein L2 produces the protein MGRVVSRVKKYKPITPGRRSYEVLYDKEVSSTKPHKSLLEPLRKTGGRNNQGRITAPHRGGGQKRHYRIIDFKRDDKIGIAAKVVSIQYDPNRTANIALVCHRDGEYRYILAPDGLARGDQVVAGPEAPLRLGNAMPLLNIPVGIEIHNLQIFPRTKGRMVRSAGSSAQILAKEGERAFLKLPSGEVRLFNTSCYATIGRVSNPEHGKVSLGKAGRRRHMGRRPRTRAVAMNPVDHPMGGGEGKASGGRPPCSRTGLIAKGKKTRNRKKASNRLIVKRRK, from the coding sequence ATGGGACGAGTAGTATCACGAGTTAAGAAGTACAAGCCAATTACACCTGGACGCCGCTCCTACGAGGTGCTTTACGATAAAGAGGTCTCCAGCACTAAGCCCCACAAATCTCTGCTTGAGCCCTTGCGTAAGACGGGCGGTCGCAACAACCAGGGGCGTATCACCGCACCACATCGCGGGGGTGGCCAGAAGCGGCACTACCGCATTATAGACTTCAAGCGAGACGACAAGATAGGTATTGCGGCTAAGGTCGTATCTATTCAGTACGATCCTAATCGCACCGCCAACATCGCGTTGGTGTGTCATCGGGACGGCGAGTACCGATATATACTCGCACCTGACGGGCTTGCGAGAGGCGATCAGGTTGTTGCAGGGCCTGAGGCCCCTCTTCGTTTGGGGAATGCAATGCCGCTTTTAAATATTCCGGTGGGGATCGAGATTCACAATCTTCAGATATTCCCCCGCACCAAGGGACGTATGGTTCGGAGCGCTGGTTCGTCGGCCCAGATACTTGCAAAGGAGGGGGAGCGTGCGTTCCTCAAGCTCCCCTCAGGGGAGGTGAGGCTCTTTAACACCTCATGTTATGCTACGATAGGTCGTGTTTCCAACCCTGAGCATGGAAAGGTAAGCCTGGGTAAGGCAGGCAGAAGGCGTCACATGGGCAGGCGTCCTCGGACTCGTGCCGTCGCCATGAACCCAGTGGATCATCCCATGGGCGGCGGGGAAGGTAAGGCATCGGGTGGCCGTCCGCCTTGTTCGCGCACCGGATTGATCGCCAAGGGTAAGAAGACGCGGAACAGGAAGAAAGCCTCAAACCGCCTGATCGTTAAAAGGAGGAAGTAG
- a CDS encoding 50S ribosomal protein L23 → MSDPRFVIRHPIVTEKSLIARDENGQYILAVAIDANKYQVRAAVEELFHVHVKDVNIMKVKGKRKRLGRFEGKRSDWKKAVVRLAKGERIEELAGGA, encoded by the coding sequence ATGAGTGACCCCAGGTTTGTAATTCGCCATCCTATAGTAACCGAAAAGTCTCTTATAGCACGAGATGAGAATGGGCAGTACATCTTAGCGGTTGCCATAGACGCTAATAAGTACCAAGTGCGTGCAGCGGTTGAGGAGCTGTTCCATGTTCACGTTAAGGACGTTAATATCATGAAGGTCAAGGGCAAACGCAAGCGCCTCGGTCGGTTTGAAGGTAAACGCTCGGATTGGAAGAAGGCTGTGGTGAGGCTGGCCAAGGGCGAGCGTATCGAGGAGCTCGCAGGAGGAGCCTGA
- a CDS encoding 30S ribosomal protein S19 — MGRSLKKGPYVDEGLLGKVMALDTRKQKKVIRTWARRSTVPPEFVGHTIAVHNGRKFIPVYITEQMVGHKLGEFAPTRTYRGHHGGKKEASETRRKKR; from the coding sequence GTGGGACGTTCGCTCAAGAAAGGCCCCTATGTGGATGAGGGGCTCCTTGGGAAGGTGATGGCGCTGGATACCCGCAAGCAGAAGAAGGTGATCCGCACGTGGGCGCGGCGTTCCACAGTACCCCCGGAGTTTGTGGGGCATACGATAGCGGTGCATAACGGACGCAAGTTTATACCGGTCTACATCACCGAACAGATGGTCGGTCACAAGCTGGGTGAGTTTGCGCCTACACGTACCTATCGCGGCCATCACGGCGGAAAGAAAGAGGCAAGTGAAACTAGAAGGAAGAAGAGATGA